The Syntrophorhabdaceae bacterium genome includes a region encoding these proteins:
- a CDS encoding AAA family ATPase: MSRNREFLRQLSSARARFYPADFHVHGPASADLRNASRFSQLSREVQNILNSIPANITKNPADYEAKVISRYPPSEFYKSLLARRDAILSEMDTEDGGNWAIVALTDHNVCKYSCELASQAWDKLKEHCLIVMPGIELTVNYPVPPNSLASAHLLCIFSAKTSDSDIRMAVTYAAEDNWEFGQSLTLKCLPTFVQKIRHHKDYPAICIAAHIGSSSGVQSETRNAILSRLDAAISRTRGELSSGDTPDVDGLHERLAQLEGERDSEEIALEALDLVGRCGFDALQVKGRTDEIHYRLLHRFKGEMGRAVPIVCSDAHRQEDVFATESGIPHLKLSSLSSGMDSKQVFNAIARALRLGETRFSFVPPSAPFYWISGIEIYRDAPQAAQFWPFGVDADSKSKPFVLPLSRNLNCFIGGRGSGKSAALEAIAFLCKESDFNGFSDKNKQEMEEHYEYYSRAQATLSGCNLKACWQYVDREQAKSLPKNALFASRYFDPTHHHPAVTYFSAEDSELVPEQIPEHHIQYYRLGEIEKQAGPSQLRVLFDQICGKQIGVHEALISRLLVRLREQRAEMVGVSKKIAELTQIGSSLRQYALRKRLYDEVNTTEVREAYEQVDQVTATESHVDNATKEWATIHGGISLDGFAKDVTDFFDNANKTSVDGQGLPKPFHEKLAALSSAKPSDSQGAPTLCKRVSDAIASLSTKLNSVGEALTDAKTDIVDHVKTARDALAGRGLPTGSKDREAKKAAFEEAQQALESYRGLLIEWDTMNNKRKKLVELLQNECQSKTALRQQTATKITDQLRRDLDPSVLIIQADAQGQTDRSRFINWLESRFSSQDFKHRRNRVMALVSQGLTPAKLRDLFLNEGGQTVDLLQVEADTAESGAISSTVAQSLFERCVGRCKVEPEDHKNNSDQKFWESLPIEIRDGLFTFPAAEKNPDALKIDDILQLDEITFDDEPVIMLNDRPKDDRSKPRRIEEVSRGQRCSAILPILLLTGTSPLLIDQPEDNMDNRLIRQVITNILSSIKLRRQVIFATHNPNLPVLGDVEQAVILQGVGEKECEIRAVGDLDKRDVVHHLTEVMEGGREAFQYRQTIYQVHWPGVISTTQSLKGTSSG, from the coding sequence ATGAGCCGAAATCGTGAGTTTCTCCGGCAGCTTAGTTCGGCACGAGCTCGATTTTACCCTGCCGATTTTCATGTTCATGGCCCAGCGTCAGCAGACTTGCGAAATGCATCTCGTTTTAGTCAGCTGTCTAGGGAAGTCCAAAACATTCTCAACTCGATCCCCGCTAATATTACCAAAAACCCGGCGGATTATGAGGCAAAGGTGATATCCCGTTATCCTCCGTCCGAATTCTACAAATCGCTCCTGGCCCGACGTGACGCCATTCTGTCTGAGATGGACACTGAAGATGGAGGCAATTGGGCGATAGTAGCTCTCACGGATCACAACGTATGCAAATACTCATGCGAACTTGCCTCACAAGCTTGGGATAAGCTTAAGGAGCATTGCCTTATTGTTATGCCTGGCATTGAACTCACTGTAAACTATCCTGTCCCGCCAAATAGTTTAGCAAGTGCCCATCTCTTGTGCATTTTCTCTGCTAAGACAAGCGATTCTGATATCCGGATGGCCGTCACCTATGCGGCCGAGGACAACTGGGAATTTGGCCAATCCCTAACACTGAAATGTCTTCCGACATTTGTTCAGAAAATAAGACATCATAAAGACTATCCGGCCATTTGCATTGCGGCGCACATTGGGTCTAGCAGCGGCGTGCAGAGTGAAACAAGAAATGCGATATTGTCCCGTCTTGATGCAGCCATCAGCAGGACTAGAGGGGAACTTAGTAGTGGCGATACCCCTGATGTAGATGGCCTTCATGAACGATTGGCTCAATTAGAAGGTGAGCGCGACTCTGAGGAAATTGCCTTAGAGGCCCTAGACCTCGTAGGACGCTGTGGATTTGATGCCCTACAAGTGAAAGGCAGAACAGACGAGATTCACTACAGGCTGCTCCATCGTTTCAAAGGAGAAATGGGACGGGCCGTTCCAATCGTTTGCTCGGATGCGCACCGCCAAGAAGACGTTTTTGCAACCGAAAGCGGGATACCTCACCTGAAATTATCTTCACTATCAAGCGGGATGGATTCCAAGCAGGTGTTTAATGCGATAGCAAGGGCTTTACGCCTTGGCGAGACCCGTTTCAGCTTTGTGCCCCCCTCTGCCCCTTTCTATTGGATTAGTGGAATAGAAATATATCGAGACGCTCCACAGGCCGCCCAGTTTTGGCCTTTTGGAGTTGATGCCGATTCAAAGTCAAAACCATTTGTTCTTCCATTGTCGCGCAACTTGAATTGCTTCATAGGGGGGCGTGGCTCAGGCAAAAGTGCTGCGCTCGAAGCCATAGCATTTCTTTGTAAGGAATCAGATTTCAATGGTTTCAGCGATAAGAACAAACAGGAGATGGAAGAGCACTATGAATACTATAGCCGAGCGCAGGCAACACTATCAGGGTGCAATCTAAAGGCATGCTGGCAATACGTCGATCGTGAACAAGCAAAGAGCCTTCCTAAGAATGCTTTGTTCGCCTCGCGGTACTTTGATCCCACCCATCATCATCCAGCAGTAACCTACTTCTCTGCTGAGGATTCTGAGCTTGTACCTGAGCAGATACCGGAACACCACATCCAGTACTACAGGCTTGGTGAGATAGAAAAGCAGGCAGGCCCTAGCCAGCTTAGAGTTCTTTTCGACCAAATATGCGGTAAACAAATTGGGGTGCACGAAGCTCTTATTTCTAGGTTGCTTGTAAGGCTAAGGGAACAACGCGCTGAGATGGTAGGCGTTAGCAAAAAGATTGCGGAATTGACGCAAATCGGTTCGTCTCTCCGTCAATACGCATTACGCAAACGTTTGTATGATGAAGTAAATACGACCGAGGTCAGAGAGGCTTATGAACAAGTGGATCAAGTCACGGCAACCGAGAGCCACGTAGACAATGCAACTAAAGAATGGGCCACTATACACGGTGGCATATCTCTTGATGGTTTTGCTAAAGACGTGACGGATTTTTTTGACAATGCGAACAAGACATCTGTGGATGGTCAAGGTCTGCCAAAACCCTTCCACGAAAAACTTGCCGCACTGAGTTCTGCCAAACCTTCGGATTCTCAAGGTGCCCCGACTTTATGCAAACGTGTTTCTGATGCTATCGCGTCGCTTAGTACAAAACTCAACTCGGTCGGAGAGGCACTTACAGATGCGAAAACTGACATTGTCGATCATGTTAAAACCGCTCGTGATGCCCTGGCGGGGAGGGGTCTGCCCACTGGGAGCAAGGACCGAGAGGCAAAGAAAGCTGCATTTGAGGAGGCCCAACAAGCTCTTGAGTCTTATCGGGGACTTCTTATAGAGTGGGATACTATGAATAACAAACGTAAAAAACTGGTGGAATTACTTCAGAATGAATGCCAGAGCAAAACGGCACTGCGCCAGCAGACGGCGACTAAGATAACTGATCAGCTCAGACGTGATCTTGACCCATCCGTACTAATAATTCAAGCTGACGCCCAAGGTCAGACCGATAGGAGCCGCTTTATAAATTGGCTTGAATCGCGGTTCTCATCTCAGGATTTCAAACACCGAAGAAATCGCGTTATGGCTTTGGTATCGCAAGGCCTGACCCCGGCGAAACTGCGAGATCTTTTTCTTAATGAAGGAGGACAGACGGTAGACCTGCTACAGGTAGAGGCCGACACGGCTGAGTCGGGTGCTATCAGCAGCACAGTTGCACAGAGCCTCTTCGAGAGATGTGTTGGGCGATGCAAAGTTGAGCCTGAAGACCACAAAAACAACTCTGACCAAAAATTCTGGGAATCCCTTCCTATCGAGATAAGAGATGGTCTTTTCACCTTCCCTGCTGCCGAAAAGAACCCAGACGCGCTGAAAATTGATGACATACTTCAACTTGATGAGATCACATTTGATGATGAGCCAGTCATTATGCTTAACGACAGGCCGAAAGACGATAGAAGTAAGCCTCGCCGAATAGAGGAAGTATCGCGAGGACAGCGTTGCAGTGCTATTTTACCAATTCTGCTACTCACAGGCACGTCTCCGCTCCTTATCGACCAACCCGAAGACAACATGGATAATCGTCTGATTCGCCAAGTCATTACTAATATCTTGTCAAGTATAAAACTTCGGCGTCAAGTGATCTTCGCGACACATAACCCGAACCTCCCGGTTCTAGGTGACGTAGAACAGGCGGTAATTTTGCAGGGCGTCGGTGAAAAAGAGTGTGAAATTAGAGCTGTGGGAGATCTTGATAAAAGGGATGTGGTTCATCATCTGACTGAGGTAATGGAAGGGGGTAGGGAGGCATTCCAATACAGACAAACGATCTATCAAGTCCATTGGCCAGGCGTTATTTCGACGACCCAAAGTCTGAAGGGGACTTCCTCGGGGTGA
- a CDS encoding type I restriction endonuclease — protein sequence MKATTEKAFEAYIEETLANRGWKPCSNLLWDKNKALIAEEVINFIKDTQGELWAQMEKLHGEELSAKLIEGLIKERDTKGTLHVLRHGFKFYGKTFKLGYFKPAHGLNKETLELFGKNRLTVTRQAPCHSQDNSAVDMVLSMNGIPVATLEIKNPGTGQNWKNAVHQYKANRDPREPLFRFKKGALVHFAVDPDEVHMATHLNREKTFFLPFNRGSHPGEIQCGKGNPQHPSGHRTGYFWEDILERESFIDIAGSFIFLETSEQTVNDGMGGRKKVSRETMIFPRYHQLDAVRKLIRIVREETAGQNYLIQHSAGSGKTNSISWLSHRLSSLHTKADEKIFDCVVVITDRKVLDKQLQDAIYQIEHAQGVVKPIDESSRQLAEALVDGTKIVITTLQKFPFVLRGLLHIAGAEDPDNPDEVSITRAKEWEEKIAQRTYAVIVDEAHSSQTGETARELKKILGAGTDQGAEETEIDWEDGLNRIMESRGKQKNLSFFAFTATPKGKTLELFGRKGDSGKPEAIHTYSMRQAIEEDFILDVLKNYTTYKTYFRLLQTAESDPKMPKKKAMKKLTKFLHLHPYNIEQKTEIIVEHFRQHVKQKLNGMAKAMVVTGSRLQAIRYMLSFQRYIAENHYKDIRPLVAFSGTVKDPDSGIEYTEPGMNIDVVTGKNISESQLPDKFDTSDYQILLVANKYQTGFDQPLLCAMYVDKRLDGVQAVQTLSRLNRTYGGKEPPFVLDFVNETEGIYEAFKPYYDVTTLQEASDPGHLEVLKHELDGFQVYYWSEVEAFAQIFYLPLYKQNPSDHARMQKYIQPAVDRYRGLDDEQKEGFYEKITAYVRFYSFISQIIPYSDRELEMLYSFGRFLIPHLDAGDDRVNPHPEKEVVLEYYRIEKAMSGSIVVEDDATYGVKSPTAVGTGRAKDEEKPLSEIIQALNDRFGTDFKEEDRLFFEQIKEKASQDERVIQTAKTNSLEKFQLGIRKIIESLMMQRMAENDQIVTKYMDDDDFQKTVFPILAREIYKDIREREVVQK from the coding sequence ATGAAAGCCACTACCGAGAAGGCCTTTGAAGCCTATATCGAAGAAACCCTTGCAAACCGTGGGTGGAAGCCCTGCTCAAACCTCTTGTGGGACAAAAACAAGGCACTTATCGCGGAAGAGGTTATCAACTTTATAAAAGATACTCAGGGTGAACTCTGGGCACAAATGGAGAAACTCCACGGGGAAGAGCTCTCCGCAAAACTGATTGAAGGCTTGATCAAGGAACGGGATACCAAAGGTACCCTCCATGTTCTCCGTCATGGCTTTAAGTTTTATGGCAAGACCTTTAAACTTGGTTATTTCAAGCCGGCGCATGGGCTCAACAAGGAAACTCTGGAGCTTTTTGGCAAGAACAGGCTCACGGTAACAAGGCAGGCGCCATGCCACTCCCAGGATAACAGCGCTGTGGACATGGTTCTTTCCATGAACGGGATACCCGTTGCAACGTTAGAGATAAAAAACCCGGGTACAGGCCAGAACTGGAAAAATGCAGTTCATCAATACAAGGCAAATCGGGATCCGCGAGAACCCCTCTTCCGATTCAAAAAGGGTGCTCTTGTCCATTTTGCCGTTGACCCCGACGAAGTGCATATGGCCACGCATCTGAACAGGGAAAAGACCTTTTTCCTGCCCTTTAACAGGGGAAGTCACCCGGGAGAGATCCAGTGCGGAAAGGGCAATCCTCAGCATCCTTCAGGACACAGGACGGGTTATTTCTGGGAAGATATATTGGAGCGCGAAAGCTTTATCGACATTGCAGGCAGCTTCATCTTTCTTGAGACATCGGAACAAACAGTCAACGACGGAATGGGGGGAAGAAAGAAGGTCTCCAGAGAGACCATGATCTTTCCGCGCTATCACCAGCTCGATGCTGTCCGTAAGCTCATCCGGATAGTACGCGAAGAGACTGCCGGCCAGAACTACCTGATTCAACACTCAGCCGGAAGCGGGAAGACCAACAGCATCTCCTGGCTTTCGCATCGCCTGTCAAGCCTGCATACCAAGGCGGATGAGAAGATATTTGACTGCGTTGTGGTCATCACCGACAGAAAAGTGCTCGACAAGCAGCTCCAGGACGCCATCTATCAGATCGAGCATGCTCAGGGTGTGGTGAAACCCATTGATGAAAGCTCACGCCAGCTTGCCGAAGCCCTCGTGGACGGCACCAAGATCGTCATCACTACCCTTCAGAAATTTCCTTTCGTACTCCGTGGCCTCCTGCACATTGCCGGGGCTGAAGATCCTGATAATCCCGATGAGGTTTCCATTACCAGGGCGAAGGAATGGGAAGAGAAGATAGCTCAGCGCACATACGCAGTAATTGTTGATGAAGCCCATTCCAGTCAGACAGGGGAAACGGCCAGGGAACTTAAGAAGATACTCGGCGCAGGCACCGACCAGGGGGCAGAAGAGACTGAGATAGATTGGGAAGACGGTCTGAACCGGATCATGGAGTCCCGGGGAAAGCAAAAGAACCTGAGTTTTTTTGCCTTTACGGCAACACCCAAAGGTAAAACGCTTGAGCTCTTTGGGAGAAAGGGCGATTCGGGCAAACCGGAGGCCATTCATACCTATTCCATGAGACAGGCCATTGAAGAAGATTTCATCCTTGATGTACTAAAGAACTATACAACCTATAAGACGTACTTCAGGTTGCTACAGACCGCTGAGTCTGATCCTAAAATGCCGAAAAAGAAAGCAATGAAGAAGCTCACAAAGTTCCTCCATCTGCATCCTTACAATATCGAGCAGAAGACCGAGATCATCGTTGAACATTTCCGGCAGCACGTGAAACAAAAGCTGAACGGCATGGCCAAAGCCATGGTGGTAACCGGTTCGCGCCTTCAAGCCATCCGGTACATGCTGTCTTTTCAAAGATACATTGCCGAAAACCACTACAAGGACATCCGGCCCCTTGTTGCTTTCAGCGGCACCGTGAAAGATCCCGACAGCGGGATCGAATACACCGAACCGGGCATGAACATAGACGTAGTGACAGGGAAAAACATCTCCGAATCCCAACTGCCGGACAAGTTCGATACGTCCGATTATCAAATCCTCTTGGTGGCAAACAAATATCAGACAGGATTCGACCAGCCGCTTTTATGCGCTATGTACGTCGATAAGCGGCTTGACGGCGTACAGGCCGTTCAGACCCTCTCGCGGCTCAACCGGACGTATGGAGGCAAAGAGCCCCCCTTTGTTCTCGATTTTGTCAACGAAACGGAGGGGATTTACGAAGCCTTCAAACCCTATTACGACGTTACAACGCTCCAGGAGGCTTCCGATCCAGGCCATCTCGAAGTCCTCAAGCATGAATTGGATGGCTTCCAGGTATATTACTGGTCGGAAGTGGAGGCATTCGCTCAGATATTTTATCTTCCCTTATATAAGCAAAATCCTTCAGACCACGCACGGATGCAGAAATATATTCAGCCCGCAGTAGACCGTTACAGGGGCCTTGATGATGAGCAAAAAGAGGGTTTTTATGAGAAGATTACGGCATACGTAAGGTTTTATTCATTCATCAGCCAGATTATACCTTATTCAGATAGAGAGCTTGAAATGCTCTACAGCTTTGGTCGCTTTTTAATCCCTCATCTGGACGCGGGTGACGATAGGGTGAATCCACACCCTGAAAAGGAAGTGGTTCTTGAATATTACAGGATCGAAAAGGCAATGTCCGGCTCCATTGTGGTGGAAGACGACGCGACCTATGGAGTGAAAAGCCCCACTGCCGTGGGAACGGGAAGGGCCAAGGACGAAGAAAAGCCACTCTCCGAAATCATCCAGGCCCTCAATGACCGCTTCGGGACCGATTTCAAGGAAGAAGACAGGTTATTCTTTGAACAGATTAAGGAAAAGGCCAGCCAGGATGAACGTGTGATACAGACGGCAAAAACCAATTCACTGGAAAAATTTCAGCTTGGCATCCGCAAGATCATCGAATCACTCATGATGCAACGTATGGCGGAAAATGACCAGATCGTCACGAAATATATGGACGACGATGATTTCCAGAAAACCGTTTTCCCGATTCTCGCGAGAGAGATCTACAAAGACATTCGCGAAAGGGAGGTAGTCCAGAAATAA
- a CDS encoding PDDEXK nuclease domain-containing protein: protein MKGKPKPAKLITEPILPGLLKEIRGLIFAARKAAVRNINTMQVLMNYEIGRRIVKHEQSGKERAAYGKELLKALSGRLTKEFGKGFSLTNLKLMRQFYLAYQERIGQKDSDQLRIDAKSRKASDQTAGGIFTLSWSHYVFLMTISGHDERSFYEIESGRNNWSLPELRRQFDSGLYERLALSRDKKGVKALAVQGQVVAKPEDIVKDPYVLEFLGLDEQTRYSESDMERAIIDKIEHFLLELGKGFLFESRQRRFTFDEEHYYVDLVFYNRLLRCYVLIDLKIGKLSHQNLGQMQMYVNYFDRFVRRNDENPTIGIILCRKKNDALVEITLPEDANIHASEYQLYLPSKEELKQKLLDWTKGQAAIE, encoded by the coding sequence ATGAAAGGAAAACCCAAACCGGCAAAGTTGATTACAGAACCAATATTGCCTGGCCTGCTGAAGGAGATCAGGGGTTTAATTTTTGCTGCCAGAAAGGCTGCGGTCCGAAATATTAATACAATGCAGGTTCTCATGAATTATGAGATAGGCCGAAGAATTGTTAAACACGAACAGTCCGGCAAAGAACGGGCAGCATACGGTAAAGAACTGTTAAAGGCACTATCGGGAAGGCTGACCAAAGAGTTCGGGAAGGGTTTTTCTCTTACAAACCTAAAATTGATGCGGCAGTTTTACCTCGCCTATCAAGAACGAATTGGTCAGAAGGATTCTGACCAATTGCGGATAGACGCAAAAAGCCGGAAGGCTTCTGACCAAACTGCCGGGGGCATATTTACCCTAAGCTGGTCCCATTATGTCTTTTTGATGACGATATCCGGTCACGATGAACGGAGCTTCTACGAGATCGAATCGGGCCGGAACAACTGGTCGTTGCCGGAACTCAGACGACAGTTCGATTCAGGGCTTTATGAGCGACTGGCGCTAAGTCGCGATAAGAAAGGCGTCAAGGCCCTTGCCGTGCAAGGGCAGGTTGTCGCTAAACCTGAAGATATAGTGAAGGACCCTTATGTGTTGGAATTTCTTGGACTGGACGAGCAGACGCGCTATTCCGAGTCTGACATGGAAAGGGCCATCATTGATAAGATTGAACACTTTCTGCTGGAACTGGGCAAGGGCTTCCTTTTTGAATCACGTCAGAGGCGTTTCACCTTCGATGAAGAGCACTATTATGTAGATCTTGTCTTTTATAACCGTCTGCTGCGTTGCTACGTGCTCATTGATCTGAAGATCGGCAAGCTGTCGCACCAGAATCTCGGGCAGATGCAGATGTATGTCAACTATTTTGATCGATTCGTAAGACGTAACGATGAAAACCCCACTATCGGGATCATCCTGTGCCGGAAGAAAAATGACGCCCTCGTCGAGATTACCCTTCCCGAAGACGCAAATATCCACGCCTCCGAATATCAGCTATACCTGCCGAGCAAAGAAGAGCTGAAACAGAAACTGCTTGATTGGACAAAAGGACAGGCGGCAATCGAATGA
- a CDS encoding restriction endonuclease subunit S translates to MKRKPYPAYKPPGVEWLGDVPEHWKVKKVRRCLLGHKQGYYSTEAYVDEGYKLLRITDLDSNGFVSLVDCPSVEIKEDARPFLLQDNDFVFARTGGAGTFGLIRGIKDKTVFASYLIRFRFSKEADPEFLRYNFLSMQFVQAIIRNIHGGVNQNVHAEDIKEQYIPLPPFPEQKAIADFLDRETGKIDMLIGKNRWLIELLKEKRIALISRAVTKGLDSTVKMKSSSVEWLGDVPGHWEVKKIRRVATRVQTGNTPPTSEEKYYDDGTVPWFGPSSFGEGIFLSEPVKVINECAVEDGVARLFNAGTVMLVCIGATIGKVSSIKENASCNQQITGVTFRDTLINTEFITFQLKLLETTIREVAPSATLAIFDQNKISDLQLALPPLPEQQAIADFLDKETEKIDALIAKVEKAIEKLKEYRTALISAAVTGKIDVREAA, encoded by the coding sequence ATGAAAAGAAAACCCTATCCTGCATATAAACCCCCAGGTGTGGAATGGCTGGGAGACGTGCCGGAGCATTGGAAGGTGAAGAAGGTTCGAAGATGTTTGCTCGGACATAAGCAGGGCTACTACTCAACCGAGGCTTATGTTGATGAAGGTTATAAACTTCTTCGCATTACAGATTTGGATAGTAACGGGTTCGTTTCACTTGTTGATTGCCCTTCAGTCGAAATCAAGGAAGATGCAAGACCTTTTTTGTTGCAAGATAATGATTTTGTATTTGCTCGGACAGGTGGTGCAGGTACCTTTGGCTTGATAAGGGGAATAAAAGATAAAACAGTTTTTGCCTCATATTTAATTCGGTTCAGATTTAGTAAGGAGGCAGATCCAGAATTTCTCAGGTATAATTTTTTATCAATGCAATTTGTTCAAGCAATTATAAGAAACATCCATGGCGGTGTTAATCAGAATGTTCATGCAGAAGATATAAAAGAACAATATATCCCTCTTCCCCCATTCCCCGAACAGAAAGCTATCGCCGATTTCCTCGACCGTGAGACAGGAAAGATTGATATGCTCATCGGCAAGAACCGGTGGCTCATAGAACTACTCAAAGAAAAGCGTATAGCCCTTATCTCCCGCGCAGTCACAAAAGGACTTGATTCGACGGTGAAGATGAAATCCTCCAGCGTGGAATGGCTCGGCGACGTACCAGGGCATTGGGAGGTGAAGAAGATAAGAAGAGTTGCAACCCGCGTTCAAACCGGAAATACTCCGCCTACTTCAGAAGAAAAGTATTATGATGATGGTACTGTTCCTTGGTTTGGGCCGAGTTCGTTCGGGGAAGGTATATTCTTGTCAGAGCCGGTAAAGGTTATTAACGAATGTGCTGTTGAAGATGGGGTTGCAAGACTTTTTAACGCTGGTACGGTCATGCTTGTTTGTATCGGCGCAACTATTGGGAAAGTAAGTTCAATAAAAGAAAATGCGTCATGCAACCAGCAGATTACAGGGGTCACCTTCAGAGATACGTTAATCAATACAGAGTTTATAACATTCCAGTTAAAGTTGTTGGAAACTACTATCCGAGAAGTTGCGCCGAGTGCAACTTTAGCAATTTTCGATCAAAACAAGATATCTGATTTACAGTTGGCCCTCCCTCCCCTCCCCGAACAGCAGGCTATCGCGGATTTCCTCGACAAAGAAACGGAGAAAATTGATGCATTAATTGCCAAAGTTGAAAAGGCTATCGAAAAACTCAAGGAATACAGGACAGCCCTTATTTCAGCAGCGGTTACCGGAAAGATTGACGTGAGGGAAGCGGCATGA